Proteins encoded within one genomic window of Thunnus maccoyii chromosome 22, fThuMac1.1, whole genome shotgun sequence:
- the LOC121889641 gene encoding early growth response protein 4-like, with protein sequence MLLEREDSFMSEFEDACSAWVDSVGSSPSDAADSDVGSPFCQVFSPGTDASDSDFFSDFSDCSSDTLSPSLGYNGSFFTEPETVPAAAGLSSTADAILNMITEIVGICTEMEQQGDADSLRESTPASAAPSPAAASPSPPLFAPSPSVVSSEMSIPPLAAAQQLPAASISHPVVVKSEFVTSSCSSGCGLSAVTGNEALYPASADSLLPLSALEQQVDVADFIDSLLSSEAGLGELKPGCEIKQEPVGLEDWLKSLAAAPVTGGDSSSYVISRPVVKTELVQSGSPPSSLPSSLPSTLDAQLLSSLLQGAFPIVNLSNVHATGAPKLSRGGRRAPAKGLKAKPFPCSVQGCDRRFSRSDELNRHVRIHTGQKPFQCTICARSFSRSDHLTTHTRTHTGEKPFSCDVCGKRFARSDERKRHGRVHVKQQLRAQMMAAYSLALNAPGV encoded by the exons ATGCTTCTGGAGCGCGAGGACAGCTTCATGTCGGAGTTTGAGGACGCGTGCAGCGCCTGGGTGGACAGCGTGGGCTCGAGCCCCAGCGACGCAGCTGACTCTGACGTGGGATCACCTTTCTGTcaag tttTCTCTCCGGGAACTGACGCCTCTGACTCAGATTTCTTCTCCGACTTCAGCGACTGCTCCTCGGACACGCTCTCGCCCTCCCTCGGCTACAACGGAAGCTTCTTCACCGAGCCGGAGACTGTACCGGCGGCGGCGGGTCTGAGCAGCACCGCGGACGCGATCCTCAACATGATCACAGAGATCGTCGGAATCTGCACCGAGATGGAGCAGCAGGGCGACGCCGACTCTCTCCGCGAGTCCACCCCAGCCTCTGCGGCGCCCTCCCCGGCCGCAGCCTCCCCCTCGCCCCCGCTCTTCGCTCCATCTCCATCCGTGGTTTCCAGCGAGATGAGCATCCCTCCCCTAGCCGCAGCTCAGCAGCTGCCTGCCGCCTCCATTTCACACCCAGTGGTGGTGAAGAGCGAGTTTGTGacctccagctgcagcagcggGTGTGGACTATCTGCAGTGACCGGGAATGAGGCACTCTACCCGGCCAGCGCCGACTCTCTCCTCCCGCTGTCGGCTCTGGAGCAACAGGTGGATGTGGCTGATTTCATCGACTCTCTGTTGAGTTCCGAGGCCGGCCTGGGCGAGCTGAAGCCCGGCTGTGAAATCAAGCAGGAGCCGGTGGGGCTGGAGGACTGGCTGAAGAGCTTAGCGGCTGCTCCGGTTACCGGGGGAGACTCCAGCAGCTACGTCATCAGCAGACCTGTAGTGAAGACGGAGCTCGTGCAGAGCGGGAGCCCCCCCTCCTcgctcccctcctccctcccctctacCCTGGACGCGCAActcctgtcctccctcctgcaggGCGCGTTCCCGATAGTCAACCTCAGCAATGTGCACGCGACAGGAGCCCCCAAACTGTCACGCGGGGGCAGGAGAGCTCCCGCTAAGGGTCTCAAAGCGAAGCCGTTCCCGTGCTCCGTGCAGGGCTGCGACCGCCGCTTCTCGCGCTCGGACGAGTTGAACAGGCACGTGCGCATCCACACAGGACAGAAGCCTTTCCAGTGCACCATCTGCGCGCGCAGCTTCAGCCGCAGCGACCACCTGACcacgcacacgcgcacgcacacggGAGAGAAGCCTTTCTCCTGCGATGTGTGCGGCAAACGCTTCGCGCGCAGCGACGAGAGGAAGAGGCATGGGCGCGTGCACGTCAAGCAACAGCTGCGCGCGCAGATGATGGCCGCATACTCACTGGCCCTGAACGCGCCTGGCGTCTGA